A genome region from Phoenix dactylifera cultivar Barhee BC4 chromosome 18, palm_55x_up_171113_PBpolish2nd_filt_p, whole genome shotgun sequence includes the following:
- the LOC103699962 gene encoding cyclin-dependent protein kinase inhibitor SMR1-like, with amino-acid sequence MSASSELTGVTPEFILRPVLRVQTAEDCGENPSLLEEDDECRTPTSKESKLPSTPRSCPPAPRKPRRVVSCKRRLVEEVEVIMVGAEELERLFRRRDEPNVIGSGRPAKKRRCRRPDDK; translated from the coding sequence ATGTCGGCCTCCTCCGAGCTAACCGGTGTAACGCCTGAGTTCATCCTCAGGCCTGTGTTGAGGGTCCAGACAGCAGAAGACTGTGGAGAGAATCCATCGCTTttggaagaagatgatgagTGCCGCACGCCAACCTCCAAAGAGAGCAAGCTACCTTCTACTCCCAGGAGCTGCCCGCCGGCACCGAGGAAGCCCAGAAGGGTGGTCTCATGCAAGAGGAGACTAGTGGAAGAGGTAGAGGTAATCATGGTTGGAGCTGAGGAACTTGAGAGGTTGTTCCGGAGGAGGGATGAGCCAAATGTTATTGGTTCAGGGAGACCTGCAAAGAAGCGAAGATGTCGTCGTCCCGATGACAAATGA
- the LOC103698666 gene encoding protein DMR6-LIKE OXYGENASE 2-like, translating into MVMDLVMEGKREKGPIESKYMKGVRHLCESGITRVPNKYILAVPERPQVMGEQKTTSHLNLKLPVIDLARLHTSDRSQVLESLEEACKLYGFFQVVNHNIPCNATRRMIDVGRRFFELPFEERVKYMSTDIRSPVRYGTSFNQNTDDVFCWRDFLKLNCHPLDSVLPYWPSSPSDLREEATSYAMQTKSLFLVLMGAILETLGADTGILREFNDDGSHLMIVNCYPACPEPNLTLGMPPHSDYGFLTLLLQDDVEGLQVQCKREWVAVDPVPNSIVVNIGDHLEIFSNGRYKSVLHRVLVNSSKSRMSVASLHSLPPDRMVSPSPELVNQNNPRLYKDTNFAAFLDYMSSCESKHKNFLESRKLA; encoded by the exons ATGGTAATGGACCTAGTGATGGAAGGTAAGAGGGAAAAGGGGCCAATAGAGAGCAAGTACATGAAGGGAGTAAGACACCTTTGCGAGAGTGGCATCACAAGAGTCCCTAACAAATACATCTTGGCGGTCCCCGAACGGCCCCAAGTGATGGGAGAACAAAAAACCACCTCTCATCTTAACCTTAAGCTGCCGGTCATCGATCTCGCCCGCTTGCATACATCCGACCGGTCCCAAGTTCTGGAGTCCCTGGAGGAAGCTTGCAAGCTGTATGGCTTCTTTCAG GTTGTGAACCACAATATTCCTTGCAATGCTACACGAAGAATGATTGATGTTGGGAGGAGGTTCTTCGAGCTGCCTTTCGAGGAGAGGGTGAAGTACATGTCTACCGACATAAGGAGTCCGGTGAGGTATGGGACCAGCTTCAACCAGAACACGGATGATGTGTTCTGTTGGAGGGACTTTTTGAAGCTAAACTGCCACCCCTTGGACAGTGTTCTTCCATACTggccctcctctccaagcgaCTTGAG GGAGGAGGCCACGTCGTATGCCATGCAAACCAAATCCCTGTTCTTAGTCCTCATGGGGGCCATCCTTGAAACGTTGGGTGCAGACACCGGGATTCTCCGGGAATTCAACGACGATGGATCGCATCTAATGATCGTAAACTGCTATCCAGCCTGCCCGGAGCCCAATCTTACACTCGGAATGCCGCCCCATTCCGACTATGGCTTCCTCACTCTCCTCCTCCAAGATGACGTGGAGGGCCTCCAGGTCCAATGTAAGCGGGAATGGGTCGCCGTGGACCCGGTCCCCAACTCCATTGTCGTGAACATTGGCGATCACTTGGAG ATATTCAGCAATGGAAGGTACAAGAGCGTGCTGCATCGGGTGCTTGTCAACTCCTCAAAGTCTCGGATGTCGGTCGCATCCCTCCACAGCCTCCCACCCGACAGAATGGTCAGCCCTTCACCCGAGCTTGTCAACCAGAATAACCCAAGGCTATACAAGGACACCAACTTCGCTGCCTTCCTCGACTACATGTCCTCCTGCGAGAGCAAGCACAAGAACTTCCTTGAGTCCAGGAAGTTGGCCTAG